A window of Verrucomicrobiota bacterium contains these coding sequences:
- a CDS encoding 6-phosphofructokinase, producing MAELVKKGRLAILVGGGPAPGINGVISAATIEGVNQGYEVIGFRDGFKWLAQGDAEHYSKLSIEGVKDIHLRGGSILGTARANPTKSEASMKNVLEVLRGWNIGALVTIGGDDTAFSASRVYKEAGGAIGVAHVPKTIDNDLPLPGSTPTFGFETARHHGVAIVRNLAEDARTTSRWYIIISMGRAAGHLALGMGKAAAATLTIIPEEFRERPVTFDEVCDILLGAIIKRRATGNRFGVAVLAEGLLESIGEKGLLGAVEHGKLERYGKISRDDHGHLRLGEIDFGRMITDMLGERLEKLGLKLVLVAKDLGYELRCADPIPFDAEYTRDLGYAAVKFLRSEQAARHGAIISFVGGKMMPLPFEQLLNPATGRMQVRKVNVDAEAYECARRYMIRLEPEDFQKPTRLARFAETANMTREQFRARFGYIVGLSSGPTASERPRESVNA from the coding sequence ATGGCAGAGCTTGTAAAGAAAGGCCGGCTGGCCATCCTGGTCGGGGGTGGTCCGGCGCCCGGCATCAATGGCGTCATCAGTGCCGCCACGATTGAAGGCGTCAACCAGGGCTACGAAGTCATCGGTTTTCGGGACGGCTTCAAGTGGCTCGCGCAAGGTGACGCGGAACATTACTCCAAGTTGAGCATCGAGGGCGTCAAAGATATTCACCTGCGCGGTGGTTCCATTCTTGGCACGGCGCGGGCCAATCCCACGAAGTCCGAAGCGAGCATGAAGAATGTGCTGGAGGTCCTGCGCGGCTGGAACATCGGCGCGCTCGTGACCATTGGCGGCGACGACACGGCCTTTTCCGCCAGCCGCGTTTACAAGGAAGCCGGTGGCGCCATCGGCGTCGCGCATGTGCCCAAGACCATTGACAACGATCTGCCGTTGCCCGGCTCAACGCCAACGTTTGGCTTCGAGACCGCGCGACACCACGGTGTGGCCATCGTCCGCAACCTGGCCGAAGACGCGCGCACGACCTCGCGCTGGTACATCATCATCAGCATGGGGCGCGCAGCGGGACACCTTGCGCTTGGTATGGGCAAGGCCGCCGCGGCCACGCTGACCATCATCCCGGAGGAGTTTCGCGAACGCCCCGTCACGTTCGACGAGGTTTGCGACATTCTCCTGGGCGCGATCATCAAACGCCGCGCAACCGGAAACCGTTTTGGCGTCGCGGTTTTGGCGGAAGGATTATTGGAGTCCATCGGGGAGAAGGGATTGTTGGGAGCGGTTGAGCACGGAAAGCTTGAGCGTTACGGAAAAATCAGCCGTGACGATCACGGCCACCTGCGGCTGGGCGAAATTGATTTCGGCCGGATGATCACGGACATGCTCGGCGAGCGGCTGGAGAAGCTTGGCCTGAAGCTGGTGCTGGTGGCCAAAGACCTCGGTTACGAATTGCGCTGCGCCGATCCGATTCCGTTCGATGCCGAATACACGCGCGACCTCGGTTATGCCGCGGTGAAGTTTCTGCGTTCGGAACAGGCGGCCAGACATGGCGCCATCATTTCCTTTGTCGGCGGCAAAATGATGCCACTGCCGTTCGAGCAACTGCTCAATCCGGCGACGGGCCGCATGCAGGTGCGCAAAGTCAATGTGGACGCCGAGGCCTACGAATGTGCGCGCCGTTACATGATCCGGCTCGAACCGGAAGATTTCCAGAAACCGACGCGGCTCGCCCGATTTGCCGAGACCGCAAACATGACGCGGGAACAATTTCGCGCACGGTTTGGTTACATTGTCGGCTTAAGCTCCGGCCCGACCGCAAGCGAAAGACCCCGTGAATCAGTCAATGCTTAG
- a CDS encoding SGNH/GDSL hydrolase family protein yields the protein MPSPLTAAESTNALSKLQDVRRIVFLGDSITYAGQYVEIIEAYFVTRFPERQFEFLNLGLPSETVSGLSEEGHAGGQFPRPDLHERLSRVLEKTKPDLVIACYGMNDGIYLPFSAERFRKFQAGIKRLREQVTAAGVKIILITPPTFDEVKGGHPGYGNALDRYSDWLLAQCAAGWDVADLHGPMNRDLTEQRVRDPKFFLAGDGVHCNETGHWIIAKQILLHLGAKDLTAIDDPQAMLAAHPRGKEILKLVQDKQRMMKDAWLTETGHQRPGMNRGLPLAVAKAKGKEIDEQISGWKTLKKNAP from the coding sequence ATGCCATCACCTCTGACGGCGGCCGAGTCCACCAACGCGTTGTCGAAGTTACAAGATGTTCGTCGCATCGTTTTTCTCGGCGACAGCATCACCTATGCGGGCCAATATGTTGAAATCATTGAGGCCTACTTCGTGACGCGCTTCCCTGAGCGGCAATTCGAGTTTCTGAATCTTGGCCTACCCAGCGAAACTGTCTCCGGCCTTTCCGAAGAAGGTCATGCGGGTGGCCAATTTCCCCGGCCCGATTTGCACGAACGTTTGAGCCGCGTGCTGGAGAAAACGAAGCCCGACCTGGTCATCGCTTGTTACGGAATGAATGACGGTATTTATCTGCCGTTCAGCGCGGAACGGTTTCGAAAATTTCAAGCCGGCATCAAGCGGCTGCGTGAACAAGTCACGGCGGCGGGCGTGAAAATCATTCTCATCACGCCCCCGACGTTCGATGAAGTCAAAGGCGGTCATCCCGGCTACGGCAACGCGCTCGACCGCTACTCCGACTGGCTGCTGGCGCAGTGCGCGGCGGGCTGGGACGTGGCGGACTTGCACGGGCCAATGAACCGTGATCTCACCGAGCAGCGCGTGCGCGACCCGAAATTTTTTCTCGCCGGCGACGGCGTGCATTGCAACGAGACCGGCCATTGGATCATCGCGAAACAAATCCTATTGCATCTCGGCGCGAAGGACCTGACGGCCATTGACGATCCGCAGGCGATGCTGGCGGCCCACCCGCGCGGCAAGGAAATCCTGAAGCTGGTTCAAGACAAACAGCGCATGATGAAAGACGCATGGCTCACCGAAACCGGCCACCAACGGCCCGGGATGAATCGAGGCTTGCCGCTTGCCGTGGCAAAGGCGAAGGGAAAAGAAATTGACGAGCAGATTTCCGGCTGGAAAACGCTGAAGAAAAACGCCCCATGA
- the deoC gene encoding deoxyribose-phosphate aldolase, with product MKPAVLPKAEKLSRQSGFTTPTVDAVMVEERAAAFSKRSIKTSTKLVGLKMAVSMCDLTTLEGKDTPGKIAYLCRKALQPAEAKYNVPPCAAVCVYPNMVKYARKFLGDNSPVRVASVATGFPSGQFPLPTRLGEVRRAVADGADEIDMVINRCAFLAGNHAKVFDEIAATKEACGPAHLKVILETGELVTYDNVRLASEIAMQAGGDFIKTSTGKASPAATLPVTLVMLEAIRDYFFATGIRIGMKPAGGLRTSKQALAYLVMVKETLGDDWLTPDLFRFGASTLVNDVLMQIAKLADGSYQGADYFSLP from the coding sequence ATGAAACCAGCCGTCCTCCCAAAAGCAGAGAAGCTTTCGCGCCAGTCCGGCTTCACAACACCTACCGTTGACGCCGTCATGGTCGAGGAACGCGCCGCCGCGTTCTCCAAGCGCAGCATCAAGACCAGCACCAAGCTCGTCGGACTCAAGATGGCCGTGAGCATGTGCGACCTCACCACGCTCGAAGGCAAAGACACGCCAGGCAAGATCGCCTATCTCTGCCGCAAGGCGCTCCAACCCGCGGAGGCTAAATACAACGTGCCGCCCTGCGCCGCAGTCTGCGTTTATCCGAACATGGTGAAATACGCCCGTAAATTCCTCGGCGACAATTCGCCCGTTCGCGTGGCTTCCGTCGCCACCGGTTTTCCCAGCGGACAATTTCCCTTGCCGACGAGACTCGGTGAAGTCCGTCGCGCCGTGGCCGATGGCGCGGATGAAATTGATATGGTCATCAACCGCTGCGCCTTCCTCGCCGGCAACCACGCTAAAGTGTTCGACGAAATCGCCGCCACGAAGGAAGCCTGCGGCCCGGCACACTTGAAGGTGATTCTCGAAACCGGTGAACTCGTGACCTACGACAACGTCCGTCTCGCCAGCGAAATCGCTATGCAAGCCGGCGGCGATTTCATCAAGACCAGCACCGGCAAAGCTTCGCCCGCTGCTACCCTGCCCGTCACGCTCGTGATGCTGGAAGCCATCCGCGATTATTTTTTTGCCACCGGCATCCGCATCGGCATGAAGCCGGCCGGCGGCCTCCGCACGTCCAAGCAGGCGCTCGCCTACCTCGTGATGGTCAAGGAAACCCTCGGCGACGACTGGCTCACGCCCGACCTGTTCCGCTTCGGCGCCAGCACGCTCGTCAACGACGTGCTCATGCAAATCGCCAAGCTCGCAGATGGCAGTTACCAGGGCGCGGATTACTTCTCGCTGCCGTAA
- a CDS encoding DUF559 domain-containing protein, whose product MKQKLAATQTVNCARAASQSPSPPSGERGGVRGRPPQYGKRRTRTVEVRNFARHLRKKSTEAERRLWRLLRDRRFVEFKFRRQYPCGIYSLDFFCTAAKIAVELDGGGRGFPDQRARDEKRNQFLVGQGIKLLRFWNHQLRGELETVRFEIWHALMERTGRQEEIDGYLPQPAPSPQPSPPMGERESDSRLL is encoded by the coding sequence GTGAAACAAAAATTAGCCGCAACACAGACCGTAAATTGTGCCCGTGCGGCATCGCAGTCACCCTCTCCCCCATCAGGGGAGAGGGGTGGGGTGAGGGGGCGACCGCCACAATACGGCAAACGCCGCACACGTACCGTCGAGGTCCGCAACTTCGCGCGCCACTTGCGGAAAAAATCCACTGAAGCCGAAAGACGCCTGTGGCGTTTGCTGCGCGACCGCCGCTTCGTCGAATTCAAATTCCGCCGCCAGTATCCATGCGGCATTTACTCCCTCGATTTCTTCTGCACGGCCGCAAAAATCGCAGTTGAACTTGATGGCGGCGGGCGTGGCTTTCCCGACCAGCGCGCCCGAGACGAAAAACGAAATCAGTTCCTCGTCGGCCAAGGGATTAAACTGCTCCGCTTCTGGAATCATCAATTGCGCGGTGAACTTGAGACGGTGCGATTTGAAATCTGGCACGCATTGATGGAACGAACGGGACGCCAGGAGGAAATTGATGGCTATTTGCCACAGCCCGCCCCCTCACCCCAACCCTCTCCCCCGATGGGGGAGAGGGAGTCCGATTCTCGATTGTTATGA